One segment of Solanum lycopersicum chromosome 1, SLM_r2.1 DNA contains the following:
- the LOC101268424 gene encoding uncharacterized protein isoform X3, translating into MYCADSLFLIEEQLGKKSSLDGHISLCAFLQIHVIVLYIIRGEKRSCSLLREDPQFWTYRLLSELMVRAADDDVRFLPYVFHKMMEKLSEESLWKLAVCGSLCCRCFCISDNEYADWPAIPSIPGFHHWTPEAGKESRSHVEGPYVVTTLLLHLEARAVHSYYPIIKLHHLK; encoded by the exons ATGTATTGTGCAG ATAGCTTATTTCTGATTGAGGAACAGTTGGGGAAGAAGAGCTCACTAGATGGCCATATCTCTTTGTGCGCCTTCTTGCAGATCCACGTTATTGTG CTATATATCATACGTGGAGAAAAAAGAAGTTGTTCCCTTCTGAGGGAG GATCCTCAGTTTTGGACCTACCGACTATTATCTGAGCTGATGGTCCGTGCAGCTGATGATGATGTTCGATTCCTTCCATACGTATTCCATAAGATGATGGAGAAATTGAGTGAAGAATCATTGTGGAAACTTGCAGTTTGTGGTTCACTTTGTTGTCGGTGTTTCTGCATTAGTGACAATGAATATGCTGATTGGCCAGCAATCCCTTCTATTCCAG GTTTTCATCATTGGACCCCTGAAGCAGGTAAGGAAAGCAGAAGCCATGTTGAGGGGCCGTATGTTGTGACAACCCTTTTGCTGCACCTGGAAGCCAGAGCTGTGCATTCATATTACCCGATCATCAAACTACACCATCTCAAGTGA
- the LOC101268424 gene encoding uncharacterized protein isoform X6: MYCADSLFLIEEQLGKKSSLDGHISLCAFLQIHVIVDPQFWTYRLLSELMVRAADDDVRFLPYVFHKMMEKLSEESLWKLAVCGSLCCRCFCISDNEYADWPAIPSIPGFHHWTPEAGKESRSHVEGPYVVTTLLLHLEARAVHSYYPIIKLHHLK, translated from the exons ATGTATTGTGCAG ATAGCTTATTTCTGATTGAGGAACAGTTGGGGAAGAAGAGCTCACTAGATGGCCATATCTCTTTGTGCGCCTTCTTGCAGATCCACGTTATTGTG GATCCTCAGTTTTGGACCTACCGACTATTATCTGAGCTGATGGTCCGTGCAGCTGATGATGATGTTCGATTCCTTCCATACGTATTCCATAAGATGATGGAGAAATTGAGTGAAGAATCATTGTGGAAACTTGCAGTTTGTGGTTCACTTTGTTGTCGGTGTTTCTGCATTAGTGACAATGAATATGCTGATTGGCCAGCAATCCCTTCTATTCCAG GTTTTCATCATTGGACCCCTGAAGCAGGTAAGGAAAGCAGAAGCCATGTTGAGGGGCCGTATGTTGTGACAACCCTTTTGCTGCACCTGGAAGCCAGAGCTGTGCATTCATATTACCCGATCATCAAACTACACCATCTCAAGTGA
- the LOC101268424 gene encoding uncharacterized protein isoform X8, translated as MMIITRKKLYIIRGEKRSCSLLREDPQFWTYRLLSELMVRAADDDVRFLPYVFHKMMEKLSEESLWKLAVCGSLCCRCFCISDNEYADWPAIPSIPGFHHWTPEAGKESRSHVEGPYVVTTLLLHLEARAVHSYYPIIKLHHLK; from the exons ATGATGATCATCACTAGAAAAAAG CTATATATCATACGTGGAGAAAAAAGAAGTTGTTCCCTTCTGAGGGAG GATCCTCAGTTTTGGACCTACCGACTATTATCTGAGCTGATGGTCCGTGCAGCTGATGATGATGTTCGATTCCTTCCATACGTATTCCATAAGATGATGGAGAAATTGAGTGAAGAATCATTGTGGAAACTTGCAGTTTGTGGTTCACTTTGTTGTCGGTGTTTCTGCATTAGTGACAATGAATATGCTGATTGGCCAGCAATCCCTTCTATTCCAG GTTTTCATCATTGGACCCCTGAAGCAGGTAAGGAAAGCAGAAGCCATGTTGAGGGGCCGTATGTTGTGACAACCCTTTTGCTGCACCTGGAAGCCAGAGCTGTGCATTCATATTACCCGATCATCAAACTACACCATCTCAAGTGA
- the LOC101268424 gene encoding uncharacterized protein isoform X1: protein MQIEKGLKEHYSADSLFLIEEQLGKKSSLDGHISLCAFLQIHVIVLYIIRGEKRSCSLLREDPQFWTYRLLSELMVRAADDDVRFLPYVFHKMMEKLSEESLWKLAVCGSLCCRCFCISDNEYADWPAIPSIPGFHHWTPEAGKESRSHVEGPYVVTTLLLHLEARAVHSYYPIIKLHHLK from the exons ATGCAGATAGAAAAGGGGCTAAAAGAACATTATTCTGCAG ATAGCTTATTTCTGATTGAGGAACAGTTGGGGAAGAAGAGCTCACTAGATGGCCATATCTCTTTGTGCGCCTTCTTGCAGATCCACGTTATTGTG CTATATATCATACGTGGAGAAAAAAGAAGTTGTTCCCTTCTGAGGGAG GATCCTCAGTTTTGGACCTACCGACTATTATCTGAGCTGATGGTCCGTGCAGCTGATGATGATGTTCGATTCCTTCCATACGTATTCCATAAGATGATGGAGAAATTGAGTGAAGAATCATTGTGGAAACTTGCAGTTTGTGGTTCACTTTGTTGTCGGTGTTTCTGCATTAGTGACAATGAATATGCTGATTGGCCAGCAATCCCTTCTATTCCAG GTTTTCATCATTGGACCCCTGAAGCAGGTAAGGAAAGCAGAAGCCATGTTGAGGGGCCGTATGTTGTGACAACCCTTTTGCTGCACCTGGAAGCCAGAGCTGTGCATTCATATTACCCGATCATCAAACTACACCATCTCAAGTGA
- the LOC101268424 gene encoding uncharacterized protein isoform X5: protein MQIEKGLKEHYSADSLFLIEEQLGKKSSLDGHISLCAFLQIHVIVDPQFWTYRLLSELMVRAADDDVRFLPYVFHKMMEKLSEESLWKLAVCGSLCCRCFCISDNEYADWPAIPSIPGFHHWTPEAGKESRSHVEGPYVVTTLLLHLEARAVHSYYPIIKLHHLK, encoded by the exons ATGCAGATAGAAAAGGGGCTAAAAGAACATTATTCTGCAG ATAGCTTATTTCTGATTGAGGAACAGTTGGGGAAGAAGAGCTCACTAGATGGCCATATCTCTTTGTGCGCCTTCTTGCAGATCCACGTTATTGTG GATCCTCAGTTTTGGACCTACCGACTATTATCTGAGCTGATGGTCCGTGCAGCTGATGATGATGTTCGATTCCTTCCATACGTATTCCATAAGATGATGGAGAAATTGAGTGAAGAATCATTGTGGAAACTTGCAGTTTGTGGTTCACTTTGTTGTCGGTGTTTCTGCATTAGTGACAATGAATATGCTGATTGGCCAGCAATCCCTTCTATTCCAG GTTTTCATCATTGGACCCCTGAAGCAGGTAAGGAAAGCAGAAGCCATGTTGAGGGGCCGTATGTTGTGACAACCCTTTTGCTGCACCTGGAAGCCAGAGCTGTGCATTCATATTACCCGATCATCAAACTACACCATCTCAAGTGA
- the LOC101268424 gene encoding uncharacterized protein isoform X7: protein MQIEKGLKEHYSADSLFLIEEQLGKKSSLDGHISLCAFLQIHVIVLYIIRGEKRSCSLLREDPQFWTYRLLSELMVRAADDDVRFLPYVFHKMMEKLSEESLWKLAVCGSLCCRCFCISDNEYADWPAIPSIPGQKSLSVDRRERQTRFSSLDP, encoded by the exons ATGCAGATAGAAAAGGGGCTAAAAGAACATTATTCTGCAG ATAGCTTATTTCTGATTGAGGAACAGTTGGGGAAGAAGAGCTCACTAGATGGCCATATCTCTTTGTGCGCCTTCTTGCAGATCCACGTTATTGTG CTATATATCATACGTGGAGAAAAAAGAAGTTGTTCCCTTCTGAGGGAG GATCCTCAGTTTTGGACCTACCGACTATTATCTGAGCTGATGGTCCGTGCAGCTGATGATGATGTTCGATTCCTTCCATACGTATTCCATAAGATGATGGAGAAATTGAGTGAAGAATCATTGTGGAAACTTGCAGTTTGTGGTTCACTTTGTTGTCGGTGTTTCTGCATTAGTGACAATGAATATGCTGATTGGCCAGCAATCCCTTCTATTCCAG GGCAGAAATCCTTATCAGTGGATCGAAGGGAGCGCCAGACAAG GTTTTCATCATTGGACCCCTGA
- the LOC101268424 gene encoding uncharacterized protein isoform X4, with amino-acid sequence MQIEKGLKEHYSADSLFLIEEQLGKKSSLDGHISLCAFLQIHVIVLYIIRGEKRSCSLLREDPQFWTYRLLSELMVRAADDDVRFLPYVFHKMMEKLSEESLWKLAVCGSLCCRCFCISDNEYADWPAIPSIPGQKSLSVDRRERQTRLVNINMYSLPSNLCDDSIGHGV; translated from the exons ATGCAGATAGAAAAGGGGCTAAAAGAACATTATTCTGCAG ATAGCTTATTTCTGATTGAGGAACAGTTGGGGAAGAAGAGCTCACTAGATGGCCATATCTCTTTGTGCGCCTTCTTGCAGATCCACGTTATTGTG CTATATATCATACGTGGAGAAAAAAGAAGTTGTTCCCTTCTGAGGGAG GATCCTCAGTTTTGGACCTACCGACTATTATCTGAGCTGATGGTCCGTGCAGCTGATGATGATGTTCGATTCCTTCCATACGTATTCCATAAGATGATGGAGAAATTGAGTGAAGAATCATTGTGGAAACTTGCAGTTTGTGGTTCACTTTGTTGTCGGTGTTTCTGCATTAGTGACAATGAATATGCTGATTGGCCAGCAATCCCTTCTATTCCAG GGCAGAAATCCTTATCAGTGGATCGAAGGGAGCGCCAGACAAGGTTGGTAAATATAAACATGTACTCCCTCCCTTCGAACTTATGTGATGATTCGATTGGacatggagtttaa
- the LOC101268424 gene encoding uncharacterized protein isoform X2: protein MQIEKGLKEHYSADSLFLIEEQLGKKSSLDGHISLCAFLQIHVIVLYIIRGEKRSCSLLREDPQFWTYRLLSELMVRAADDDVRFLPYVFHKMMEKLSEESLWKLAVCGSLCCRCFCISDNEYADWPAIPSIPEFLNVERETLEDEILSILNVPPGKMGCVIGRKGSSILSIKESCK from the exons ATGCAGATAGAAAAGGGGCTAAAAGAACATTATTCTGCAG ATAGCTTATTTCTGATTGAGGAACAGTTGGGGAAGAAGAGCTCACTAGATGGCCATATCTCTTTGTGCGCCTTCTTGCAGATCCACGTTATTGTG CTATATATCATACGTGGAGAAAAAAGAAGTTGTTCCCTTCTGAGGGAG GATCCTCAGTTTTGGACCTACCGACTATTATCTGAGCTGATGGTCCGTGCAGCTGATGATGATGTTCGATTCCTTCCATACGTATTCCATAAGATGATGGAGAAATTGAGTGAAGAATCATTGTGGAAACTTGCAGTTTGTGGTTCACTTTGTTGTCGGTGTTTCTGCATTAGTGACAATGAATATGCTGATTGGCCAGCAATCCCTTCTATTCCAG AGTTCCTCAATGTGGAAAGAGAAACTTTAGAAGACGAGATTTTGTCCATACTTAATGTGCCACCCGGGAAAATGGGATGCGTTATTGGTAGAAAAGGATCCTCAATTTTGTCAATCAAAGAATCATGCAAGTAA
- the LOC101268424 gene encoding uncharacterized protein isoform X9 encodes MALASSSPLTYIPLPSSNSGGRHADHEVVLKPVPIYIISHESQLPATFLYPSPKNEMVVGLDCEGVDLCRYGTLCIVQLAFPDAIYLVDAIRGGRKLINACKPALESVYVTKVIHDCKRDSEIAYF; translated from the exons ATGGCTTTAGCATCTTCTTCTCCTCTAACTTACATTCCTCTGCCATCTTCCAATTCAG GTGGTAGGCATGCTGATCATGAAGTAGTTTTAAAACCAGTCCCCATTTATATCATCAGCCATGAATCTCAACTTCCAGCCACATTTCTCTACCCTTCTCCAAAAAATGAGATGGTTGTTGGACTTGACTGCGAGGGTGTTGACCTCTGTAGATATGGAACTCTATGTATTGTGCAG CTTGCTTTTCCGGACGCTATCTACTTGGTTGATGCAATACGCGGTGGGAGAAAGTTGATTAACGCTTGTAAACCTGCTCTTGAATCTGTTTATGTCACAAAAGTTATCCACGACTGCAAACGGGATAGTGAG ATAGCTTATTTCTGA
- the LOC101268136 gene encoding protein INVOLVED IN DE NOVO 2-like has protein sequence MKVHRLWNYKGHIGYAIVEFKGDWSGFANAIEFEKAFELDNHGKRDWNSGRGRDRKMYAWIARDEDYNAGSLIGTHLRKYGDLKPVYEIQEESNRKHSVLLHTLTNELDMKKNISRVEQKEYQKEEMVQNYNDEEKGNLGAEKCL, from the exons ATGAAGGTTCATCGGTTATGGAACTACAAGGGTCACATCGGATATGCCATAGTTGAATTTAAAGGGGATTGGTCGGGATTCGCGAATGCTATAGAATTCGAAAAAGCATTTGAATTGGATAATCATGGGAAGAGAGATTGGAATTCAGGAAGAGGACGAGATAGGAAAATGTATGCTTGGATTGCACGTGATGAAGATTACAACGCTGGGTCATTAATTGGTACTCATCTCCGTAAATATGGAGATCTTAAGCCAGTTTATGAAATACAAGAAGAGAGCAATAGGAAACATTCagtgctattacacaccttGACCAACGAGCTAGATATGAAGAAGAATATAAGCAGAGTAGAGCAGAAGGAATATCAAAAGGAGGAGATGGTCCAAAACTACAATGACG AAGAGAAGGGCAATTTAGGAGCAGAAAAATGCTTATGA